The sequence AGCAGACTtagcatattttattcataatattaatattggatacaaattttcaaatgagACAAAATGGATTGTATTTGGAGGATCATATGGAGGATCTTTAGCTGCTTGGATGCGTGCTAAATATCCTCACTTAGTACATGGAGCTGTATCTACCAGTGGACCATTGCTAGCGCAGATAGATTTTCAAggtaatatatacatgatttgaactctaatattattttagatatatgtatatacaaatagtTTTTTGTATTACAGAATATTTTGTTGTTGTTGCAAATGCTCTGAAAGATTcttctaaaaaatgtattgataCAGTAGCAGAAGCTTACAGagaattaaatgtattgttGCATCATGTTGCTGGTCAACAACAAATAGAGAAAAGATTCAAGTAAGTAAAGATATAGAATGTTGATAAAGTGCAATGTACTGTTTTCtcatataagttatatttcaTAGATTATGTGATCCAATTGATCCTGGGCATACAAAAAGAATAGACATTTCCAATCTGTATGAAACATTAGCAAGTAATTTTGCTGGCATTGTAcagtataataaagataatcgcCAAAGCTCCCAACCTGCTAATATCACTATTGATACCGTATGTGATATATTAGTAAATGAGAAGATAGGAATACCTATCGATAGACTCGCTTATATAAGCAACATGATATTAAATGCTACTAAGGAAAAGTGTTTGGATTACAGATATGGCAAAATGATTCGTGAACTTCGAAATATTACTTGGGCTAGTGAACAAGCAGAAGgaggtaaaatattaaaattcattttatatgaatttaatttttaaattatttcattactgCAAACtatgtttatatgttaatGTTTCACAaatcataaatgatatttgtAGGACGTCAATGGATGTATCAGACTTGTACAGAGTTTGGATTCTTCCAAACTTCAACTGCAAACCCTAACTTGTTCAGCAATGCCTTtccagtaaaattttttatacaacaatGCATCGACATTTTTGGACCTAGGtttgtttttctatttaaattatatttcaaatctaatttatataaaaaaattttaaaataacaagagaaaattatttctcttgcaGATATGATATAGATTTATTGAAATCTGCTGTCACTCGAACAAATATCTTATATGGTGCATTAAATCTACAAGTGACAAATGTAGTATTTGTACACGGTTCTGTTGATCCTTGGCATGTACTAGGTATTACAACATCCTCTAATCCGCAAGCACCTGCTATTTATATCAatggtaaatataatatacaatagatGATTATATGCGCATAAAtgtgcattatttaatttattaatttattttaaggcaCTGCACATTGTGCAGATATGTATCCTTCATCAGAAAATGATATGCCTCAGTTGAAAGAAGCtagaatacaaataaaagatttaatcaaaCAATGGTTAAAGAATTTGTGaggtacacacacacatattatcatgtatatgtatacatcacATGtgtgataatgataaataatatatatcgtataaatatccacatcattaaaaaaaaatgccaaaatttctcaaaatgttttaaacgattattaatatcgcggaatttttttttcttttattatttttgttacttttctcatgtaaaatgaaaaacatttatatatgtatatatatgaaataagtatatatatattcatataaatatgtttattctctctctaaatTCTTATACAAAGTGgtattaaatctaataatattcgcATACATGTAATATACGAATGCGCGCTAATATTATGTACCATGTTTGAgtgacaaaaatgttttttcaataGATTAAACAAGTTTGCCCCAAATGGCactatcataatttattgcgataaataaaatgatggaAATGCATATACAATGTCATACCGCATGTGATTATCTcagtcaataaataaaaagatattgcaaaaattgcattatttcttaattatatattaattcaataaacttgataaatatatgctCCAtagataataactataattaaaaatgttacatatttatataatacaaactcTCAGTAGAGAAAGTAGCATATATTGGAGGTATAACAGCGATCCACGATTCAAATACATATGTCTTCGTGTCCTCGCGTTTATTTGCATAGAAAtgctcaataattattatatttgttttacttCTAAATGGATAACATCGGCCTTTCCTTAATGATACTTATACGTACAGTATTCCGTTTTTCTGGAAACAGTAATCCGTTTAAAGTGAGGCCAAGGTAcccatacatatttaaattttatcaatccgATTTTATATTAGACAAATCTTTTCAAATGTGTAAGAAATTACACATAAACTTTCAATCTTACAATAACTTAGCTTTAAGCGTTAAATTACTATATGTCTGTTTGatcgcattattttatattacttttgtgTTTTTTGGCATATCTCTTAACCAGCTTATACTACCCTCCTTACGACGAGTAATAATCCATCGTTCTTATTCTTTAagttacaatatatgtaatatttacacatttcacgtatctataaaatagaatgatgataaataacatttataacataatagaACAATAATAGAACAATAAGCCTATTTCAGCTATTTTTGTCCTCAATTTCGTTACCTAGGTACAACTTGTTAATGGAAGATTCGTTGTGCTCCCTTATTTAAGGAAGATCTTTTGACCCGCGACAGAGTTGTGAAAACGTTCACTACAGTCTCTCTATATCTTCTACAAATCATCATCCGCATGATCGCAAATAATGATGTAGCGAATATgtttcaatgataaaattttatagttttatcttCCGTTTAATATCGGTGATGGGACTGTGATTGTCTCCAATCAGGTGTCGCGTTGccgtgatgatgatgatggtgatgatgatgacgttTCTTGTCGGAGATGCTGGCATGCTTGCTCGATGGATAAGCGGCAACGTCACTGACGACTAATTCTGAGCCGTCGCGCTCGGTGTTATTGCTACCGCGAAAATTCTCTCGATATCCTGGTTCATCCAGGGTCTCCTTGCGACGAAGCGGCGGATGATTGGTCTTGTGACCGGCGCTCTCGTGCAGATTTTCCCAGGCTTGACGATAATAACGATTCAGACCTCCTCGACTTTCCGAGGAACTGCTATCGAAGCTAGCAACGGTGTTACAATCGGGCGATGCACGATGACGATAGTGTTTACTGCTTCTTCCGCGGTTTCTAAATAAAGATAGATGAATGcgttaataatctttttctagatgtcaaattatcataattaatttaattacattaattccTATTGATAGCACTAAACATGTAGGCACACATAGATAGGCAAAGCGTTAtgtgtaatagaaaaataatcggTCCGATCTTTCATGTgatattcattattcatttacatatacagTTCACAATGGCATGCATTTTGTAAGCATAAAGGgtgtatgttttattaatgaataaaactaataagaattaataagaattaatccATCTAAGACAGtgcacttttatatattaaatacaaataaaaagtcaaaatatatatatatttctcttcttacAGCCTGAAGCAATTTCTAATTTGCTGACAAAAGGATGGGGATAAACAAACAGAAAAAAGAATGagcactatatatattaatatagcaaTTCTACAGATACATTGAAAAACTCGTAAATATATCGAAcgacataatatataacgcagatatcgcgttatatatacattatgcaCAACAACTAATATACTAgtgcaaagaaataataatgttaatataaaggATGCAGGCGAGAAAAAAAGGGATACAATATGTACACAACTATATTCTGCCGCGATTATTTTGTGCAGTTCaatcaaaatttctaaatcgTAGTCAATTTTTTGTCTcatcttataaattatcaaagagaaacaaaaaaaataaaattgttttccaGAGAATACAATGCAATATCAAGCAGTATAAAAAcatctgaaatttatttacttaattttaaattatatactctttaacttttcgaattttttagacacattattttgaattatatttgtgGGAACCTTTATGTTTAGAACATATGACTACTTTCTAGAACCCTTGAATACGTGACGAGTTTTTTTTCTGTCGGAATGGGGTGTAATCTTGGTGTGTCCGCGTGCGTGCATCGCACTATAAAGGCATCTTCTATTCCATAGGCGTGATGTGACGTGATGGCAAAACGAGCTATCACTAAAAGAAAGTGCTCAGTAGAAACCTTGCTCTCGTTTACCTTGACTAGTATCACTCGCGAAGGGTGGCGCGTGGTAGTTGGTGGTGGTACGTGATGATGGTTGATGTGTTGGTGGGCGGTGGTTGCGTGGAGGGTTGGGGTGGTAGTAGTGGTTGCGGGCTTTGTTAAGGGAGcggttctttctctttttttcctttctctctctttctctttttcggcGGCGGAGACGAGAGGGAGGAGCGGCGATGGCAGTCTACAGAGAGGGATTCGAGAAGTAGCCGGCACGATGAGCCGCCGACAGGCTGAAGGAATAAGGATGATCGCTACCGCGGCGAACCGTGAGATCGCGACGCCCCAGGTGCTGGTCGGGGAAGGGCAGCGCGAGTAGCGTATACCAACGCGAGGGCATTCCGGTGTCACCCCTCCCAAGACCACCACTACCGCCACCCCTCAGCGCACCAACCCCACCGAGCCCCCTGCGGCGCCTTCCTCTGACGCTGCCGTTGCCGCTAACCACCGCAACGCATAAATGGACTCAGTGTTAATCGTCGTCGTAGCGGACAAGACAATCTACAGGACTCTCGCGCATTTCTCTTACGTTACATGTTAGATCtcgcaatatattttcaccAATGTTTCTCAACTTCCTTCAGTCATGGCCACTTTCCgagtaattttaatcattggCTCATTGTCAATTGGCAAAGAAAAGTTTTGCtgctttgttaaaaaatttactatgacttttgatattttgtcttttacttcacttatatgtacatacaaaaTGTGCCATAGAGCTTCGAGTGGCCATGATTCACATTGAGAACCATTGGTTTaaagaacaataataaattaaataaaattattacggaTCAATAAAGGGAAAAATACGTCTCCTTGCAAAGCGTAATCTATGTTTAAAGTAAGATTGGGCTAAATTACAGGAAGCTTATGATCAATGAATGAAGGGACGAAAGGAgcgtattgttatttttgattttatccgCGAGTATTATGGGATGTTAGAAAACTCGTTGTTCAAGAGACATATACACGCGATTTCATCATACAAGCGAAATCATCCTCTATGAGAAGAGAAATACAAGTagcatgtatgtacgtattaCAAGTTaggaaaaagatagaaaggTAAACGAATAGAGAATAGATcaaacaaatacaaaataagcATTACAATGTACAGTCCGGTCGAACATCATCTATGTATATCAGAGTGCGTTATATCATTAGAGACAGTAAAGATTCGCGGAAGTAAAGGCGGGCAATAATCCTCGAAATAAGATCATCACTCAAGGTGACTCGATTAAACGTTAATATTTACCTGCGTATAAGTATCACTACTGTTGTTATCACCGCGGCGAGGAACACAAAACCGCCGAATACTCCTAGAGCGATCACGGCACCCAAATTCAATTTGGCCTGATGAGCGCCGCTAGGCTGCTCGTCTACCCGGAAGGGGCCGGAAGGTTCCGGTACAGCTGCACCGATCCCCGCTTGAGCATTATCTACACCGCTTCCGGAGATCTCGTTGTCTTGCGGATGATCGCTACCGGCATCGTTGAGTACTGATGAAGGTAAAGTGGGTTTGTTCAGGCTGATACTTGGTCTCTTCGAGATAGTCTCTCTCACTGTAGCTGGAAGTTCTGCAGTATTAGGCACTTTTCTAGTTGGCAAGGAAGTTGTGGTGGTTGTTGCCGCGGTCGTTGTGGTCCTAATTCTCGGGGTGAGATACGGTCGAACTTTCGGTGTCGATGACCGTATCGTCGTTCGGGTAGAAGTGCTTACAGTTGTCCGTGATTCTTCTGATAGGAAAGAGTTCATATGTTcgtatgtatacattatatcatatatcatatatcactattttattattaaattaaatacctATGCAAGTGGGTGCGACATGATCGTACAATCCGGTAGCTAAGCAAAGTATTTGCCGGAAGCCAACGAGTCGATAATCCTTCTCGCATGTATAGGTGACGATGCTACCAACTAGCAGACTTCGATTAAAGTTATTCTTCAATGAGACACTTTCACCCTCATCGATCTCGTCTATTTGGATATAACTATGAGCGACCATAGCTGGTGGGTCGCAAAGAATCGGTTCGCATCGCGGCGGCGGTCCATTCCAACGTTCGTCAATATCACAAGTTAATCGGGCGCGTCCTGCGATTACAGAGATCagctttataaatgttttttttttaagacgtttgctaaatctcttttaaatacACTGtgcataattaaagatatcgaGTCGCGGTCAACTCGATAATGCTTACCAGTCATTTCGTATCCTTCCTCGCAGGAGTAAAGCACTTGGCTGAGATAATTGACGGTATTATTGATGAGTGTGTATCCACCATGTTTTATGCTCGCAGGATAACCGCACTCGATACCTAAAACAAGATCCAGAACGTATTATGCTGTAAGCCGTACTATGATTTCGTCTTAGTACGGTTGTACAACAGTCATGTTTCTTACTTTTGCACACTGGCGGAAATTCGTTGTAGAAACCGGTGTCAAGGCAAGTACGGGTCGCCGGTCCAATCAGAAGGCTACCCACGTTGCAACTGTACTCTACCGACGCTCCGACTTCGTATACGTTGCCAGGAGTTCTGCTTGACGTAGTAGTCACCATCATCGTAGAGTTTGGCGGTTGCTCAGGTCTGCCGCAAGCCTGTGGTTCTAAGAAgaacaaaacaatattttttattattatcttaatcaACAAAAaccatttttaataagataatagtGAAATacgtaaataacaataaattggcaaaaaaatttaaatataaataagaaatatgaattttaaaaaaaagatcgtattttaggaaaatttaatcaatcgaAAAATTGCAACTAAAGTTTCTGCActagaattttctatttctcgATATACGAGTTTCATCATCCATCATTTtagattttcatataatacgttattttaaaatcaaatgctATACAAAAAGCTTTTATCGTTGTATGACTTTATCATTTGAttagacataaatataaaatctaaagcatagcttaaaagatataaaacagCAAACATATCGCAAGGAAGATGATACTTACGATGCTGACAGATAAAATTAAGTCGCGCTGTGCAAGGTGTATCGGACCAAAGCCAGCCTCTGCTACCATCGTACCGAGCACAGTCCTCTTCAGTGCCCTGCGGTAAGCTCCAGAATGAAACGGACACTTCCTCGCCGCTTCCAGTCCATCTCCACAACGTCCGATCTTTTTGATCCCTAACTGCGCCCATCCAATATTGACTGGATGTGTCGCTCCTTTATGGACgaccaaataaaatttcttattatttcccaaaaatttagtaatctaattttaattatttatttaattgttttatttaatcttttattttccacgaaatatattctttggtatattattattaataaataaaaatttttttaactcttaatttatatatattgcgacagctttttttatagatttttcttatatataaattgtatataaataattaattgaatttgtcAGACATCAATGTTTTCAATAAGTGTTAAGTAATTAATGcttcataaatatatgcatttaaattaatccttATTCATaaagcattataaattttcctcaatgttataataaaagagagtatattttaaattattcgataatgATCGATTATGCACacgatatatgaattattgattttaaaaatggtTTTACATCCGAAAAGTttcgaaaaacaaatttatgtaaaaatgtttcCATGTCTAGctagttttattaatactattgaatgtatctttatatgtttcttgaaaaaaataatattttagaatatattttttcaaaatgactAATTCTTTTAAACGATTTGCGTCGTGTTACCTGTGTCGTCTCCATAGCTCCCACGAGATGAATCCTTGTAGAGCAGGATTGCTCTCGTCCACAAGAGTGCCGCCTCGTGCGCGACAGAAGGCCAAAGCCTCTCTGAATATCAGCGGGTGacgattgtaaaatatgtaacacTTGCCATTGTAAGTTGCTGTTGATCCTGGTGGCTGATCCCGGAATTGAGGACATCTTTCGATCGGCAAGGcctaaattcatttttcacgCAATAAATCACCattgaaaaaagatagaaaaacggatttctttttatatcctagattgaaattttaattgttttattatacaatcgCTGTGAATATACCTGATCAGTGTAGACAAACGCCTCGCACAAAGATAGCTGCACGAGAATATCGCTGGATGATGCAGTTTCTAGATGTACTGAGACAAAAGCACCAGGCATTGGCGGATTGCAAGGTAAGAAAAGGGGCTGTCCTTCCTCTAGAGTTCCGGTGAATCGATTGCAAATGGGATTCGTTCCTAAATCTGGTCGATTATTACCAACTCGAACGATGATAGTGCCGGGGACATCATCGCCTACAGATTGATTaacgatttattaaaactCAACTTTAATtgtagcatattaattttatttcaagtcgCAGTTGATATCgtcgcaatttatttatatattatatggtaAAATACACTAGTGCGGATTATTTtgagtcaaaataaaaataaaagtaataataataattaacggaAATATTTCACTAAAGAAGAATtcagaaaattatagattaaacgataatcataattatcaaagatttatttatagactTTATAGATTATCTATGTCCAGATGATTAAACATTCATGATATAAAAGCTTAATCTGTGtcagtattataataatatgcaattaatatttatagatttaaattaaagaatttctctTTAGATAAAGTACgactttcaaataatattgtgtaaaGGAAAGCAGCTTGAATATGTAGTGATAGTGATACTAGTGATAGGTATACAACTTATAATTCTAGTTTTATCTCGTTACATTCGTGTAACataatttcttgtttaaatgtctatatatatatatatatatatctaatatatatctatagtcATCAATTAATAgatgataaattgatttttatctcaCTCTAGTATAAACTCAACTTATAAATtgctatcaatatatttttatacttatatgatttttttttattttgtaattatatataattatatcttttttaatatatatatatatataataattgtattggaacatatataatgtaatctcAAATAAagaagtaattttaataaaattgccgAAAAGTAACGTgagatttcaattaattagatacaattaattttacatctacttctatttttttaatttaattttattttttatgtattctaATGACAGTCTAtaggtaaaaataatatgatatgttatagaaatcaaatatgtatacataaatcaaaacgatgtattataatatacttattaccgtcaaaatagattttaattgcaCTGTATTGTttgaattaatgtaaattgagAACTGTTGGTTTGatagaaacttttatttagaGTTTAATTTAAAGGGTAGATTTCATGCCTGCAACGGGTAATCACAAATATAGTATTTGGACAGATAAAATCATCTCGTGCAATCCGCGCGCGTGCGCTACATCTTCTGACCCAGAAAATATTGCGACTGTGACCGACTATGGACAACCATTTGTCTGCCTGTTTATAGTTGTAAATTGCGCAATTACAAGTTTTTCATGTTTTGTTCTTGTAATCATAAACGCAGATTTGAACTAGCGCGACAGTCTCTTGTTCGGTAAAACTCGCATTAAAAGATATGTACATACGCGGCACGTACGTACAAGACTTTCTTATTGCACGTGCGAGCCGCTATTCTCGCCTCTAATGAGTGCGTGAACATGTAGCGCATGAGCGAGGGGAGAGCAATgtaagataaaagagaaactCTAACATCGGGAACAAATTAAGGAACTATGTTTTTTGCCAAGTGTCACGCAAggcagagaaataaaaaaaaagtgcgtctataaaaaatactatcttATTAATCATGATTATTGGTTGCTAATCAcgctcattaattattaatttgattatacattttatccaGCTCTGTTTTTCACTATGGCATTTTGTGTGACAAATGTGCAtttgttatcaaaatttttttaggaattcaatttcattttttttgataaaacttaATTCTGCAAAACTTCTTGCTTTTAATcgctcaaaaaaataatattctaaaattttcaaggaaaaagagagcgtCACTCAGATATAATAAGCATTGTATATTccgatattatttcatttaatttcttaaattcatattatatagcaAATGTTAATGTAGATGTACATGAGCGTCAATAATGCAcaacaagaaatttattattaaaactcaacgattcgattttttttcgccGTTGAAGCATAACGTGAAAGTTGCTCTTTCGCGTAGAGGAATCGAATTGTAATGTgccgtttatttaattataagcgGCCGGTTGAAGTCGGCACAAGAATTATCGTCAAGTATCTTGTCGGTGCTGAGCCGTGACTAAACAGCTGCTTGAGATGGGCCGCATTATACCGGTCATTGTTCCCTATGCAGCCTGTGCGTTTCTATCCGCGAGCATATAAAAGCCAATCGTCAAAATTATCGCACTTGAATAATTCATTTCCCCGAGAGATTATGCAGATTATCCGGCAGAATTCGCGCGAGCGACACGGAAGTCGTTAACAATCCACTACGAGTACGCCGAGATTAATACGGTATTATAGATGTTCACTTTGCTCGCGTGatgattattcaaaattctctTTGTCGCTTTCAAATACGTAATTAAGCGGGACCTTGTTAATCTACCGGATAAAAGACTCGCCAAAGGAtggaaatgtttttattatgaaagaaaCAACCGCTAGAAACCGTTTTTCCAGGAAACATAACGAAATGTTCTGGAGCCCTGTCCCGTTTGCGCGAATAACATGTTTTCAGTGTGCCGACAATGCCATTATTATCAGTCGTTTAACGGTGAAAGTTCCTCCCCATTCAACTAAACGACACGAAGTGAATAAACTTTCGAAATGATAACACGAGTTTTTAAACGTCGTTTAAAAGAGATcaattaatgaagaaaaaaattagaaatttgtaatttaatttgtaattaaatatttaattacatataaatattataccatgtataaaataccatacatataaatataatttttttatatacattattatacacgTAACATATCAACAGATATTACTTGAATCCacttttaaaagaagaaagttgTCAAAACATGATGAGATGTGATTAGTTTCAAAGTTGAATGTCCGGTAATCTTCAGTTGATTGATGATAGAGTTCGCGTTTCTTAATAAAACGTTGCTGAAAAATGTATGCGGCGCGTATTGCGGGAGACATATCGCAATTTTCTAACAATTGAAAGTGGAAAGACTCTCACTTTCATCGTGAAAGAGTTTCTAAACGATTTCGCATGCAAGCAGAGCCTTCGACCGGGTTGGAGAAAAGGGAAGGAAGTGCGAATTTAACGGCTCGCTTGAAACGTGATTTTTCCGCGACTCCGTCATCCGTGGACAAGATTCTCAAGCAATTTACTTTAACTATCGAAAGCATCACGGTTCTAGCCGCAGGCGACTTATCGCGTTCACAATCATAATTTCAAATCAAACGGCCGTTGAAGCATCGATTTCTTCGAGAATAGATCGCGTCGAGATTTATCGCGACCCCAAAACGCGAATAGCTAGTGTAATAAGTAGTttgattaaacaatttaatagaGAGTTTAGCATATCTATCTATCAAGAactaaatgtaaaattctaagtgatatctttttttaaacaaaaggcAAGTTCTAAGAACTAAAAGaaagcagaaagagagagtagtGTCTGCTATTAGTGTCATCTATAGATCTATACTTATGTGCTTTTCAAGTAGATATCGCaaacagatattaaaaataagttgctcacttaatttaaattgatctaTCGCGTTTCATGTAAAGATGGACAACGTCAGGCTTCATGCTCAGCTTGTTTTGCATTCGCATTCACTTCTACTAacgcaattataaattcatctcGCCAGCAGGAATTACTTCACGTAATTGCCGGTGATGCTTATTTATCGATAGAAAGTCGAGAAATCGCGTCATGGAAACGAAAGTACCGGATGACGAACGAGATGTATATGATATCGCGGGAATTCTATCTCAACAATAAGCCTcgcattaaaattcataatgaGAGACTTTACCTCCGCGTTTATCAGCAATAACATTCAGTACAGAGCATATCATTTTGTAGCAAATTACAATGCGCGAATAGCTCTTTACCGCCGTTTTTTATCGGTTCCATCGAAGAGATAATATCATAATGAGTGTCGGTTTCAATATCCGCGAAAATGACATCGAAGAAAACAGACACTGTATTGATAAActcataaaatcattataaacaGCAAACCTTCAATTACGCTGTCATTGAATGATCTCTTTCTTgcgatcatttttttcatacgcTGGATAATGGGTCTTTTAATTCTGTCGCAAATTGTCTCGCTGAAAAAAAACCATCGATTTGTCAATGGTCCGAAGCTATAATTAGAAACAGAGCGAAtccttatttaaaaacttcaaaTGTTAATTTCCCAGCTGATCATTCTCTTAGTCATCGCTTCGTccagcattaaaatttttaaaattaacacatCGATCATTGTATTTTCAGTACGTGTTTAATGCTAAATCTAATTActgttataaaaagtataaaaaatattttatgaattaaattctcttctttaaacaaattatccttattaagattatttgcttataatttgctatttatttaaaataatcaatatttttatgggACGCGCATTAGACGAGCATGTTAAATGTTGAATACAACGAAtggagtttaaaaatatttcctgtAATTTGCGAAAAGTCTTTCTATAGCAAAAAACAGTAAATTCTCGCAAGCGGCG is a genomic window of Cataglyphis hispanica isolate Lineage 1 chromosome 5, ULB_Chis1_1.0, whole genome shotgun sequence containing:
- the LOC126849683 gene encoding putative serine protease F56F10.1 translates to MRFNMQFLLLLPIILNIINISTAWRTFLRGRSKYGNLGEPILSSKTYVLPEEQWFTQHLDHFNPTDARVWKQKYFVNSNFYKPNGPIFLMIGAEGPANAKWMVEGQWIEYAKEFGAMCFYLEHRYYGKSHPTPDLSVKNLIYLSSQQALADLAYFIHNINIGYKFSNETKWIVFGGSYGGSLAAWMRAKYPHLVHGAVSTSGPLLAQIDFQEYFVVVANALKDSSKKCIDTVAEAYRELNVLLHHVAGQQQIEKRFKLCDPIDPGHTKRIDISNLYETLASNFAGIVQYNKDNRQSSQPANITIDTVCDILVNEKIGIPIDRLAYISNMILNATKEKCLDYRYGKMIRELRNITWASEQAEGGRQWMYQTCTEFGFFQTSTANPNLFSNAFPVKFFIQQCIDIFGPRYDIDLLKSAVTRTNILYGALNLQVTNVVFVHGSVDPWHVLGITTSSNPQAPAIYINGTAHCADMYPSSENDMPQLKEARIQIKDLIKQWLKNL
- the LOC126849666 gene encoding uncharacterized protein LOC126849666 isoform X2 codes for the protein MGTVATYFCERGFELLGPARRECQVDGMWTPEGVPFCVLNVAGGKAPMQSSSAEGGIPQRAVDGSSGQVYTPQTCTLTRPERRPWWYVNLLEPYMVQLVRLDFGKPCCGDDVPGTIIVRVGNNRPDLGTNPICNRFTGTLEEGQPLFLPCNPPMPGAFVSVHLETASSSDILVQLSLCEAFVYTDQALPIERCPQFRDQPPGSTATYNGKCYIFYNRHPLIFREALAFCRARGGTLVDESNPALQGFISWELWRRHRSDTSSQYWMGAVRDQKDRTLWRWTGSGEEVSVSFWSLPQGTEEDCARYDGSRGWLWSDTPCTARLNFICQHQPQACGRPEQPPNSTMMVTTTSSRTPGNVYEVGASVEYSCNVGSLLIGPATRTCLDTGFYNEFPPVCKSIECGYPASIKHGGYTLINNTVNYLSQVLYSCEEGYEMTGRARLTCDIDERWNGPPPRCEPILCDPPAMVAHSYIQIDEIDEGESVSLKNNFNRSLLVGSIVTYTCEKDYRLVGFRQILCLATGLYDHVAPTCIEESRTTVSTSTRTTIRSSTPKVRPYLTPRIRTTTTAATTTTTSLPTRKVPNTAELPATVRETISKRPSISLNKPTLPSSVLNDAGSDHPQDNEISGSGVDNAQAGIGAAVPEPSGPFRVDEQPSGAHQAKLNLGAVIALGVFGGFVFLAAVITTVVILIRRNRGRSSKHYRHRASPDCNTVASFDSSSSESRGGLNRYYRQAWENLHESAGHKTNHPPLRRKETLDEPGYRENFRGSNNTERDGSELVVSDVAAYPSSKHASISDKKRHHHHHHHHHGNATPDWRQSQSHHRY
- the LOC126849666 gene encoding uncharacterized protein LOC126849666 isoform X1, translating into MERKTLCFLLIALIAKNANGAGCGYPGAPAHSSVRFTYPDIDDVIDEEDALLKDTTFQMGTVATYFCERGFELLGPARRECQVDGMWTPEGVPFCVLNVAGGKAPMQSSSAEGGIPQRAVDGSSGQVYTPQTCTLTRPERRPWWYVNLLEPYMVQLVRLDFGKPCCGDDVPGTIIVRVGNNRPDLGTNPICNRFTGTLEEGQPLFLPCNPPMPGAFVSVHLETASSSDILVQLSLCEAFVYTDQALPIERCPQFRDQPPGSTATYNGKCYIFYNRHPLIFREALAFCRARGGTLVDESNPALQGFISWELWRRHRSDTSSQYWMGAVRDQKDRTLWRWTGSGEEVSVSFWSLPQGTEEDCARYDGSRGWLWSDTPCTARLNFICQHQPQACGRPEQPPNSTMMVTTTSSRTPGNVYEVGASVEYSCNVGSLLIGPATRTCLDTGFYNEFPPVCKSIECGYPASIKHGGYTLINNTVNYLSQVLYSCEEGYEMTGRARLTCDIDERWNGPPPRCEPILCDPPAMVAHSYIQIDEIDEGESVSLKNNFNRSLLVGSIVTYTCEKDYRLVGFRQILCLATGLYDHVAPTCIEESRTTVSTSTRTTIRSSTPKVRPYLTPRIRTTTTAATTTTTSLPTRKVPNTAELPATVRETISKRPSISLNKPTLPSSVLNDAGSDHPQDNEISGSGVDNAQAGIGAAVPEPSGPFRVDEQPSGAHQAKLNLGAVIALGVFGGFVFLAAVITTVVILIRRNRGRSSKHYRHRASPDCNTVASFDSSSSESRGGLNRYYRQAWENLHESAGHKTNHPPLRRKETLDEPGYRENFRGSNNTERDGSELVVSDVAAYPSSKHASISDKKRHHHHHHHHHGNATPDWRQSQSHHRY